In one window of Patescibacteria group bacterium DNA:
- the efp gene encoding elongation factor P produces MDINELKKQGTVIKLENEPYLVLRSQHARTAQRRAFVRTTLKNLISGKTIEKTFNAGDKIEEAEIRKIKAAFLYRQGKNFSFMNLENFEEISLSEEQIEKKKDFLKEGLEVLILYFEDRPVALELPQKVSLKVIEASPAVRGDTAQGKTLKTVKLETGLEIETPLFVETGDEVIVNTETGQYVERK; encoded by the coding sequence ATGGATATTAACGAATTAAAAAAACAAGGCACGGTAATTAAATTAGAAAACGAGCCATATCTTGTTTTACGTTCACAACATGCGCGAACGGCTCAGCGCCGAGCTTTCGTTAGAACAACTTTGAAAAATTTGATTTCCGGTAAAACGATTGAGAAAACTTTTAATGCCGGCGATAAAATTGAAGAGGCAGAGATAAGAAAAATAAAAGCCGCCTTCCTTTATCGCCAAGGAAAGAATTTTTCTTTCATGAATTTAGAAAATTTTGAGGAAATTTCTTTATCTGAAGAACAAATAGAGAAAAAAAAAGATTTTTTGAAAGAAGGTTTAGAGGTTTTAATTCTCTACTTTGAAGATCGGCCAGTGGCGCTAGAATTACCACAGAAGGTTAGTTTGAAAGTCATTGAGGCTTCACCGGCGGTGCGGGGTGACACAGCTCAAGGCAAAACATTAAAAACCGTTAAGCTAGAAACCGGCTTAGAAATAGAAACCCCCCTTTTTGTTGAAACTGGTGATGAAGTTATTGTTAATACCGAAACTGGCCAATATGTTGAAAGAAAATAA
- a CDS encoding PilT/PilU family type 4a pilus ATPase, whose product MAINIEEIFKEAAAMNASDVHLVVGHCPIFRIDGNLNSIKKWPMLTQEDMQEVVESLTTPEQRKRLLENKETDLSFNLGKLIRARISVFWERGNLSLSARIILPHIPTMEEITMPPIAYRLARESGGLIIVTGPAGCGKSTSLAAMIELINQERVCRIITLEDPIEFIFNSKKSIIVQRELDTDMNSFQRALKYIVRQDPNVIMVGEMRDLETMSSTITLAETGHLVLTTLHTFDAVQAVNRIIDVFPPQQQVQIRIQLSLSLKGIIAQKLIPKVNGGRIAAREVLINTPAVANLIRENKIAQIKSVIQTGAEEGMFTFDQNLKKLYEDGLITRETALAHMSRPQDLAE is encoded by the coding sequence ATGGCCATAAACATTGAAGAAATTTTTAAAGAGGCGGCGGCAATGAACGCTTCCGATGTTCATTTAGTTGTTGGTCATTGTCCAATTTTTCGCATTGATGGCAATTTAAATAGTATAAAAAAATGGCCAATGCTTACTCAAGAAGATATGCAAGAAGTTGTAGAAAGTCTTACTACTCCAGAGCAGAGGAAACGACTTTTAGAAAATAAAGAAACCGACCTTTCTTTTAATTTAGGTAAATTAATTCGTGCCAGAATTTCTGTTTTTTGGGAAAGAGGCAATCTTTCTCTTTCGGCGAGAATTATTTTGCCCCACATTCCGACAATGGAAGAAATTACTATGCCTCCTATTGCTTATCGTCTGGCCAGGGAAAGTGGTGGCTTAATTATCGTTACCGGTCCAGCCGGTTGCGGTAAATCAACCTCTTTAGCAGCGATGATTGAATTGATTAATCAGGAAAGAGTTTGTCGGATTATTACTCTCGAAGACCCGATTGAGTTTATTTTTAATTCTAAAAAGAGTATTATTGTCCAACGAGAACTGGACACCGATATGAATTCTTTTCAGCGTGCCCTTAAATACATTGTTCGTCAAGATCCCAATGTCATTATGGTTGGCGAGATGAGAGATTTAGAAACAATGAGTTCAACTATTACTTTAGCTGAAACTGGTCATTTAGTCCTCACCACCTTGCATACCTTTGATGCCGTTCAGGCTGTCAATCGGATTATTGATGTTTTTCCACCCCAACAACAAGTTCAAATCAGGATTCAACTTTCTCTTTCTTTGAAAGGTATTATCGCTCAAAAACTTATTCCGAAAGTTAATGGTGGTCGAATTGCTGCTCGCGAAGTTTTGATTAATACACCAGCTGTGGCAAACTTGATTCGAGAAAATAAAATTGCTCAAATTAAATCCGTCATTCAAACTGGGGCGGAAGAAGGAATGTTTACTTTTGATCAAAACTTGAAAAAACTTTACGAAGACGGTCTGATTACTAGAGAAACGGCCTTAGCCCATATGAGTCGGCCACAGGATTTAGCCGAATAA